From Actinopolyspora lacussalsi, a single genomic window includes:
- a CDS encoding ribosome maturation factor RimP (product_source=KO:K09748; cath_funfam=3.30.300.70; cog=COG0779; ko=KO:K09748; pfam=PF02576; superfamily=74942,75420), with product MSSPPRDEIVARLTPTVSQAVAEVGYDLEELDVQQAGRRRLVKVIIDADDGVALDDIADVSRALSKVLDEHEHVLAGPYNLEVTSPGVDRPLTKQRHWHRARNRLARIRTVGGEELLGRVGPAAENGVLVLAGGRVRRLIYGDIERAVVEVEFQQPPAEELVKLDRAADVAADDGGDGNDTEESR from the coding sequence GTGTCCAGCCCGCCGCGGGACGAGATAGTCGCGCGCCTGACGCCCACCGTTTCGCAGGCCGTAGCGGAGGTGGGATACGACCTCGAGGAACTCGACGTGCAGCAAGCCGGTCGCCGGCGGCTGGTCAAGGTGATCATAGATGCCGACGACGGGGTGGCGCTCGATGACATCGCCGATGTCAGCAGAGCCCTGTCCAAGGTTCTCGACGAGCACGAACACGTGCTCGCGGGGCCCTACAATCTCGAGGTCACATCACCCGGTGTCGATCGTCCACTGACCAAACAGCGGCACTGGCATCGTGCCCGCAACAGGCTTGCCAGGATCAGAACGGTCGGCGGTGAGGAGCTGCTCGGCAGGGTCGGCCCCGCGGCCGAGAACGGTGTGCTGGTTCTGGCCGGTGGTCGTGTTCGTCGGTTGATTTACGGTGACATCGAGCGCGCGGTGGTCGAGGTTGAGTTCCAGCAGCCACCGGCGGAGGAATTGGTCAAGCTCGATCGGGCCGCGGACGTTGCCGCGGACGACGGCGGCGACGGAAATGACACGGAGGAGTCGAGGTGA